One Limnochordia bacterium genomic window carries:
- a CDS encoding metal-sensitive transcriptional regulator, whose product MRLNRIEGQIRGIKRMIEKGVYCDDVLVQIASAQSALRSVARLLLEQHMKSCVIEQLQQGDEQVIDELLRTVFKLL is encoded by the coding sequence ATCCGGCTAAATCGGATCGAAGGTCAGATCCGGGGGATTAAGAGAATGATAGAAAAGGGTGTCTACTGTGACGATGTCCTCGTTCAGATTGCATCGGCACAATCGGCTCTTCGCAGTGTTGCTAGACTGCTTCTTGAGCAGCACATGAAATCATGTGTCATCGAGCAACTACAACAAGGTGATGAACAGGTAATAGATGAGCTACTCCGAACGGTTTTCAAGCTACTGTAG